The genomic segment AACAAATGTATTTCATATAAAGTGTAAAATGTATTGGATTCAACTAAAGCATCCAAGAACAAGCACGAGGAAAAATTGGACTTCCGCACTCCCAATTCATAAGGTTGTTTGCAGATGATTATTACAATTACTAAATCCTAGGTATACCAAGTCTTCATGAAGACATTTTTCACCCACAGACAATCAAAAGCAACAACAGAATTGTGCTTATTGTTTCtattaaattaaactatttcatattagttttttaaatgtgAATCTTCAAGAGTGGTATTggaaaatggaataaaaaagaaaaaaacctgcATCTCAGATGCCCTGCTTCTGGTATACGTACTGCTTCTGCTACTTGTCCAAGGGCTTTGGGGGCGGATGACACCATTGCAGCAGCAAAATTTCGTGGAACAGAGAAAGAAAGCACAAATGCTTCAATTTTCTTCAGGGCCACCCTTTTAATCTCGTCAAAGTTCATGGTCTTTGAGGTTCCCACTGATAAAGGCCCCCCTGGTGCAAATTCTTCCGTTCTGTATGCAACACAGTAAACTCAAAAACTCTTGCAAATTGAGACCTGAAGCCACTGCAATCCTAGACATGTTATAGGAATATCTAACATGCACATGCCACATGGCAGCTATCCCAGTATATCCATGATGTGTAAGGGTTAACTCACAAATAGATACATGTGTTTTGGTTAGTGTGTGGTCATGATAGATTAACAAGTATTTTGAATCTCTACCTCTGATCAAACACGTATGCCAGAGCCAATGCAGCCATTAGACGTGCCATTTTTGATACCGATGAAGAACACAGATGAATGAGGGCTGGGACTCCTCCACCCTCTACTATGCGAAGAGCATTGGTGGGATAAAAAGCCAGATTCCAAAGAGCACCTGCAGCAGTCTCATGGACATCCTGAAAATCCAATAAATATAGGTCATTCAAGTCATGTTCAAATTTTACCATGAATGCTATACCAAACCATTTCAGTTAAAGAAAGATTGATTGGTCTTGGATGGTGATGGTTTCAGTTCATCCGAGTTTGCCAAAGAGCAAAACTTACTGCAATATCTGAGCAAGCCAGTACAATTAGTGGAGCTACACCGCCTTCTTGCCCAATAGCAATACTGGATTGACAGGAAACCGAGGTAACATATTAGTAAAAGTAAAACAGATTGTAGAGATGCAATTTCGCTTACCAAGTTCATTAGTAGAGACTGCAACCGAGGCACCATCAACTGAATAATTTCATATCAAAGAGTAAAAAGACAGTCTTTTCATTAATGGAGTTTAAACATTTCTTTTTGATGTCTTGAAATCGCATCTTAAGAGGCAGAGTTATGATAGTTAACAGCACAGAGAAAATAACAGGGTCCGTGCATAGCAATAAAGGATCACAACGGAGGATCTCCATATGCCAAGCAACCAACGCAAAGCAGCAATTGTCAACTCtaataatatcaatacattaggAGGAATCCAGGGCAACATCGATTCAAACTTCCACTACCTATTGGCTTCTGATACTGACAATCCCCAAAGAGCACCCGCAGCCCTTTCTTGAAGACTTTGGGAGGAATTTGAACATGATTGTGCTAGAGAAACCTAAAACACCATAATCAAGTCAAACATCAATTACTTGCAAATGCATGCAACTgcattaattcaaataataatcaaactggcattgttatatttatttctttacaaGAAAAAAGCATGCAATACCATTGGAATTTCATGATAACAAAATTCTACATCAAGGACATCTCAATATTAATGCTTAAGAGGTTTTAGTAGTTATTTATTTCTCTAACTACTTGCGTATTTTTTAAATCCTATCCTATCCTGTCATAAACGTCTCAAACTACCTGGACAAATTAGAACATTTGAAGCTGATTACAAATAgatcataataataatgattgCAGTGAcgatgatatatataaaaaacagcaaaagttttggatttttttgctttttatgcaTCAGCTGGAATGCAAGAAGAAAACAAGTCTTTTTAACAAAGGTTTGCTGTGCAATTGCAATGCCGTACCAAGGCTGTGATGCCACCAGCTGCCGCTATTGCTTCTCTATTTTTGTCATCAAATGATAAATTCCACAGAGCACCAGCAGCTTCTTGCCTGTTTGTAAGTAAGAACATGAAATTCCACGTGGTATTTAAAAGAGTAGAAGCTTGTGAAGCTAAGTacataaatattacattacaattacaattacaaaagaAACTAAGAAGGGTGGTGAAATTGCTGCACAGGACACATAAACACGGTGGATTACAATAATGAAtccccattttttttcttttttttaggttactcagttttttttttatcttttttgtttttggttgattttagaTTGGAAATCATGGTTTGCTTTGATTCGGTTCGTATGGGATTCTCAagtgtcaagaaaaaaaaacatttgattaatTCTCGGTTTGGGTAAAAACAAGatcaatttcattgattttaaacaattaaaatttaaaggatgaatttgaaaattgaCAATCCAAGGAccaatttgaacaaaaaagagaagaattgGTGAGAATGAccaatttgaacaaaaaagggAAGAATTGGCGAGAATTGTTAGCGCATAAGAGAGGCCACTGAGCTTGGATGGCACGTGCGACAATCTCCAAATACATACGCCCTTCCTTGGTGTTATCCAAAAAGACCTGTCGTGGTCTACTGCCATGTGCGGCGTGTGTCAACGACGGACGTCTGGTTTGACTCCGGCagaccatttttcttttctttattttcctttcttttctctctcctcaccTCGATTTCCATGCCTAGCACTCTCAAAAGACCAAAGTGGGTTGTCAAACGttgtttatcaaatttgattcttattctttttattgttgtttttaccacctgtttttttttctttttaatttcattctttagtatttgatttgttggaaattaagctttgttattttttttatttgccttttACGGGATAATCTTGGTCTCATAAAACAGATCGCAGGGTGACCTAGTTTTACTCaggtctttttttattgttttcttttaataaattttattttttgatttcgtCCTCCAACATTTGGTTagttaagaattgagttttgtatttatttatttttttattttctttctatgaaatAATCCTAATTTTATGACCTGGGTAATGGGTTTGGAAAATTCACCCCGATTGACTTGGGATATTTTTGGgcccttttttaaaatttattttttatatatataattttatccttcaatattaaattaatttcagataaagttcattatttttttcaatttcctttctatggagttatcacAAACTCATACCGTGGGttgtcttagttttttttaaatacattttcttttttttgcagtTTAGTCTTCAAATATTGGGTTGGTTAGTaattatgcttcataatttatttcaatatatttttataaggttatccgGTTCTAATGATCCATGTTAAGGGTTTAGAAGATTTGTCAAGGTTGACCAgagctgttttttatttttactttttttagattttttttttcaatttcatcaacaacatttaattatttgagaattgagctttgtatgtttttatttgctCTTTATAGAGTTATCGAAGTCTAATGACCTGAGTCATTGATTTTGCATGCTAACTAGGGTTAACCCAAGTAAAATTGATTTgtcatcatctcaatatttaaaatgaaaggATGTCGTCCAATATattgttgtctcaatattttaaaaagatgttgTCCAACATGCattagattttgaattcataattgtttttttttctgaaaaaaagtTAGCAAcacattgatttatttatttattttttatttagaaaaaaattgatccaaccCCCAACATAACGCTAGTCATGTATAGTTCTATGCTATTTAGTGTGTATTTGGTATTAtggtaacttttttttgttggagtttaaacactgtttatttttgcgtttcaagCTATAGTTGagtgtgttttaaaaaactGTTTGGCTTGAAAAggcattaaattgatttttttagtgttttcaaatgatttttatgtgttgttgtaaaaaataaaagaaaaatttataaaaatcattataaagcttttcaagcgaaaaacacttttgaaaaacattttgtaccataataccaaacatgctctaaaaaaataggttcaagaaaaacacttttagttacaggttttaaaaaaatagatttaaaaaaaatatgtttgattaaacTATTGTGAGATGAATTTTTGtatgcaaaataaattaaaaaaaacaagtctcaATGAATGTAAAGCATTTTACCTTCTATAAAACAAGGTTTGTAACGCAATTATGTGTAGGTCTTAGTGCAAAAGGCAGAAACTATTtgacttaacaaaaaaaaattttatgtagTTGAGCAAAAAACAGAAGTTGGCATGTCAAACGGTCTCCTAGTATGAAACTAGCATGGTTGCCtggaatgaattttttatttaattataggataataaaaatagacattcaaaggaaaaattatagataaaattatggagaaaaagttttttgtcaaaattatctttcttaattcatgtattttttttttattttgacaacaAAATTTTCTCATTAACAACAtagttcattaaataaaatgtaacacaaacaaattgcaaaaaccataataatttgaactaaaaaaaacatatttttaaataaaaacctaatTTCATTATCCatgcatttcatttttattttgacttaAAACATGCTATTTTTATGAGAATCAttgtttttatgcaaaaaaattattttgatcttgaaagcaagtttaaattaaaaaatcatgaattgattatttttactGACTGACAAGTCCATTAGCACACATTCCACAGTGGGTAAGatcaaaaaacaacttaaaagtaaaaaaaagtataGCTATTGTCAATATGTTTTGTAGCTGGAAGAAGAGTTTTTATTGTGAGTTAAAAATTTTATGGGTCtgtttaataaaacaaatagagaaTTAAATGcgctaataaatattaaaaaaaatattaacaataactaaagaTCAAATTAAGTAGTTAAGAGAGAGATgcagattaaaatatttaattttatattgtgagaagccttttaatttttttatttaattataaggtaattattttttaagagcaataattaaaattccattgaaatgattttataatacaattccttctttcttttttattgttttcttcaaagtaacatgactttttttttctatgtccttcatttaataaaaatcaaaaagccataagaaatacaaaaaaaaacaaaattggatGGTTTGAAATAAGAGTAAGAATGTCATCTCTCAACTCTTTTATCTCATCAACTTGGTccatttttcacttttttttttttcaataaattttgtttcttatagaaaatatgttaattttgacACAAAATCATTAAGAAATATAAGGGCAAGGCATTGTTGTGGGAAACTTTTTGGCAATGTCAGCAAACCCTGGCAGGCTAACCTAGAGACCCTCCCATTCTGGTTTTTTCCTAGCTTGATCGAGTTTAAAATTGAATGAGGTAAGAGTTAACCCAATATGATCTAATTAAAACCTAAttcgatttaaaaaaaacaagacaatgttgttttaatattttctttttatatactaaGATGATGATGTTTTGAATCGACTcgagttaactcatcaaactctTAACCCAGGTTATGAGCCATAGTAGTTTTAGTAacttattttttggaatttaactatatgacaataaaaaaaattgatatacaCTAAAAAACTAcctataaaatttatgaaaagaaaaccaCCCTGAAGGGttgcaaataaaatatcatctaatTGAATGGATTGAACTTTAAAATCtaggataattttttcttaaaaaaaaagagagagaataaagCAAGCCTAGTGTGTGGACTTGCATGCCTAGTCTTTTTTAATGTTACAGGATGGACAACACATcatccattttttaattttatttcaaaaaaataatgtgtcATCTGGTGGCCTAGAATCTAACGATTGGAGAGTCACTAGAAAGTCATGGCAGGAGTATTTtatacacaaaaaattatttttaacttttgtttcttctaaAAACACCATTAGAATCTTAATAAACCAATCTTTTAACCCAAAACGCTTCTAAATTGGtcaaaaaacagaaaattaagccaaaaacttttttcctttctcaatTGTGATCTactttatctataaaaataacctaaatGGAACTTCTGTCGTTGAATTGAACTTATTAACGCGTGTTTTTGTCGCCAAAATATGGACACCCAACAACTTTCTTTGTTCTCTACCGTTTTCTAGCAACTCTCTCTCCTCCCTTTAATTCAAGAACctaaaagtgaataaaataaacttttaaactaaAACGTATAATTGAGAAACTAAGAGgaccaaaatagaaattaagaaaactcCCAaggcttttcttttcaaaaatcgTTGATTGAACAATGCtaggaaaaaaaaccttcattTTTCATCCACTTTCGATTTTGGTCcccttattttcaattttttgcaaacaataaaacaattttttttccggCAAAATCGAGCATTTAACTAATGGCAAGATGTTTTTTTCTgacaactttctctctcatttctcatttttcgATGATGCTCTCTCTCCTCTCAAATTTCGAGAACTGGGACATAAAATAAATGAGTTTTAGGACTGAAATGTAAAACCCTATGAAAAAAAGAGACGAGAAATGAAAAGGCCAAAACTTCAAGGATCAAAATGTAGTTTTCTGCAACCATGAACAGTAAAAAAAGTTCATTTGTGTCTAAGTTAAACTTGGTCCctgttgtttcaatttttttaattgataaaattaaatcctATTTTGCAAAAGCAACCATCAATTTAATGCCGGGACATTTTTTGACATCATGAATGCAATGTAGCAAGTAAACCGAaacaaattttttgatttaaaaccaTGCGAACATGTCATGGGAGATGACATGggaggatggaattgaaaaaaaaaatcagggacAAAACTAAGTAATTGTTCAAGGACAAAAAAAGGGTCATACTCAACCATACTATAACAGTCCACAATGCGCCCGTGTCTAGCACTGAAGTGaaagaaataatgttttttctttctcatttagtttattttgtaattgtaatagTAAATTCAAGCCAaacaaaatagttaaaaatttagaatGATAGTGCTCTTCAAATAACAACAATGAAAATGAATGGCAAGTTTTTCAAAAGGAGAgtgaaattacttttttattagaattatcCAAAATACATAAGATTATCTTGTTATTTGCTTGAGTAAGATCGTTATTAACTATTATATTAATACCATAGGTAGctgaaagaaaaatagattacCTTACACCTTCATGCTGGGAAGAAGTGAGTTGGACCAATGCTTCAAGTGCTCCTGCCTCTCGCCTAACAGCAGCATTGTCATTATTGTTATCTCCATGAGCAGCTAGATTGGCCAATGCACGAGCAGCCTGGTCAAGAAGAGAAGCAACAGAGAATGCAGCATTTTAGAACCCACTTTTAATCTAGTAAATGAATCACATGCCATAAACATGATGCTCGCATATCATATTCAGAAAATGACCCATTTGCTTGGGAACATATGCACAGATTAAAAGCTATAACCAGGATCACCTGCTCTTGCACTCCTTCAAACTTGCAGGATCTAGCAAGCATTACAAGAGCATGGACACCGCCTGCCACTGCCACTTCCATGCTACAGCTGTCATCAGCTGCCAAATTTGCCAGTGCTCCAGCTGCTCGTTCCTGAAAAACAAGGGTGCAAACACCAGCCCATAATTCTTAATTGAAATGCTACATAAGTTGCAGAATCATGTAGCAAGTGATGCTTATATTATATGTATGCAGGATACATACAAGTACCCCATCATTGCCAGCGTGCCATTTATAAATAAGGTCAATCAAAACTTTTATACCGCCAGCCTCAGCAATGGCACCCTGTAAACAGCATTGATTAGAGTAAGTCACATAATTTTAGGTTATGGTATCATAAACTTGCTTCAATTTCCAAACAGCATTGATTAGAGTAAGTCGCATAATTTTTAGGTTACAGCATCATAAACTTGCTTCAATTTCCACAACCTTATGCTCTTCTCCAACGGAAAGATTCCATAAGCCTCCAGCAGCCTCTTCAGCAACCAATCTGTTTACTGACCTAGCCAAACCGACAAGGATATTAATTCCTCCAATGTCAGCAACAGCTTTTGCAACATTTGAATCTACAGACAAATTTGCTATAGCCTGCACAGGTCAACAGCGTTACAGGATTATGCCTAATAACTAATTTCTCAGGAAATCAAATTCTATGAACAAAATGTGAGAAGTAAGAATTCAAGGAGTAAGAAAATTTAGTAGCTTAAgcatctaacttttgtttcgaGTCATATCTAAACCTAGCCTTTTCCAACTCTTATTCAATAATTTTCAATGACTGTCCAAATGTCTTTCAAATTGCAAGAAGGATGAGGAATGGCACCTAAAAGAAATCACCCTTACCTTTGCTGCTTCAGACTGAAGTCCTTCTTGGCAAGATCTAGCAAGGTCCAAAAGCAGCTGTATTCCACCATTCTGCATAACTACCTCAGCTCTTCGAGAATCAACAGTGGCATTTTCATCGTCAATCACAACAAAAGTAGCAATTGAATTGGCTGCTCTTTCTTGAACATCTTCTTGTGAGCTTTGCAATAAATCAAGCAACAGAGCTGCTCCTTGCTTGATCCAGAAAGCATCGAGCTCCTTGGGGTTGTTCTCCGCAATACGTAAAAGAAAATGTGAGAAAATCCATTCAATCCAAGTAGCAATGACATCCATGCTTCTGTCGATGCTACTTACTTTCCTCCAATAAGATAAGTTGTTGCTCTCATTTTCAGTAATATCGACAAATAACGAGCCTACTGCCTTGAAAATGTCATTGAAAACTGTGAGTAATATTTTTCCCTTATGATTATATGTCATGTGATTATCAACTTCAGCTTCAAAAACTGGACAGTTCAAGGCAACCAACACTTTCAAGTATTGGGATGACAAAAATAATCTCATGACAGAGCTGAAAGTTATATCTGTCCTTGACACATCTAACCCCACCAACTTGGGCAATTTACTCCAAACACATGAAGCTGAATTCCATTTCAGGTTTTTTGTTCCAGCCAGTGACAAAAATTGGACAGAAGTCAGGTTTCCTAATGCAAGTTCATCAACAGAATTGGATTCCATGAATGCAACCTCCACCAATTGCCTACAATGCTTAGCTAAAGCATTTATGGCTTCCCCAGTAACTTCCTTAACACCTGAAATCTGAAGTCTCTTTAACTTGGGGCAGCAAAGTGCTATTACTCTGATTGCAAAGCTGGTGATTCTTTCACACACATCTGGCCCAAGTTGGAGACACTCAAGCATCTCATGTCGAGCTGCTATCATTGAAAGTGTAGCATCTGTGATATCCCGACAGAAATCACCACTAATTTCACGAAGGTCCCTCGCTTCAAGACTAATAATAGCATCTGCTGACTCTGCCCCTAGAAACCGAAGCTTCCGAAGATTTTTGGATCGAGAAGACAGCGACTGTGCTGCTGCAATATCAAACTTGTGGTACCGAAGGTCTAGAGAATCCCATAAACAAGGAGAGGAACCTAACAGTCTAAATGTTCGACATGTTGCCGACAAACTGGCCCGGTCTcgataatttaaataagaaaatagctGAATAGCTGTGTCATCAGGCAATGCCATCCAATCAAAGTCACAAATGGTACTGGAGCGCAAACATCCATCATCTGGATTCTCTGAATTACTGCCTACAATctccttatttttttccttggagtgtGCCAACTTTCTCCTCACCCTTCGAGTCATATCTCAATCAAAAAGCTCCAATATCGTGCACACTAGGAACCCTTCTGTCAACAATCTTTCCATTGAAACAATATAAGCAACTCATTAATCAAACAAGCTACAGTTCTATTATACACATACACCAATGCCAAACAACCTCCAAATTCATTAAGAAAGCAAGCAACAAACAGAATACAC from the Populus nigra chromosome 1, ddPopNigr1.1, whole genome shotgun sequence genome contains:
- the LOC133679779 gene encoding protein ARABIDILLO 1-like isoform X2, which codes for MTRRVRRKLAHSKEKNKEIVGSNSENPDDGCLRSSTICDFDWMALPDDTAIQLFSYLNYRDRASLSATCRTFRLLGSSPCLWDSLDLRYHKFDIAAAQSLSSRSKNLRKLRFLGAESADAIISLEARDLREISGDFCRDITDATLSMIAARHEMLECLQLGPDVCERITSFAIRVIALCCPKLKRLQISGVKEVTGEAINALAKHCRQLVEVAFMESNSVDELALGNLTSVQFLSLAGTKNLKWNSASCVWSKLPKLVGLDVSRTDITFSSVMRLFLSSQYLKVLVALNCPVFEAEVDNHMTYNHKGKILLTVFNDIFKAVGSLFVDITENESNNLSYWRKVSSIDRSMDVIATWIEWIFSHFLLRIAENNPKELDAFWIKQGAALLLDLLQSSQEDVQERAANSIATFVVIDDENATVDSRRAEVVMQNGGIQLLLDLARSCQEGLQSEAAKAIANLSVDSNVAKAVADIGGINILVGLARSVNRLVAEEAAGGLWNLSVGEEHKERAAGALANLAADDSCSMEVAVAGGVHALVMLARSCKFEGVQEQAARALANLAAHGDNNNDNAAVRREAGALEALVQLTSSQHEGVRQEAAGALWNLSFDDKNREAIAAAGGITALVSLAQSCSNSSQSLQERAAGALWGLSVSEANSIAIGQEGGVAPLIVLACSDIADVHETAAGALWNLAFYPTNALRIVEGGGVPALIHLCSSSVSKMARLMAALALAYVFDQRTEEFAPGGPLSVGTSKTMNFDEIKRVALKKIEAFVLSFSVPRNFAAAMVSSAPKALGQVAEAVRIPEAGHLRCSAAEIGRFVAMLRNPSSILKACSAFALLQFTIPGGRHALHHASLLQNAGAPRVLRAAAAATTAPIEAKVFAKIILRNLEHHHLEALN
- the LOC133679779 gene encoding protein ARABIDILLO 1-like isoform X1, whose translation is MTRRVRRKLAHSKEKNKEIVGSNSENPDDGCLRSSTICDFDWMALPDDTAIQLFSYLNYRDRASLSATCRTFRLLGSSPCLWDSLDLRYHKFDIAAAQSLSSRSKNLRKLRFLGAESADAIISLEARDLREISGDFCRDITDATLSMIAARHEMLECLQLGPDVCERITSFAIRVIALCCPKLKRLQISGVKEVTGEAINALAKHCRQLVEVAFMESNSVDELALGNLTSVQFLSLAGTKNLKWNSASCVWSKLPKLVGLDVSRTDITFSSVMRLFLSSQYLKVLVALNCPVFEAEVDNHMTYNHKGKILLTVFNDIFKAVGSLFVDITENESNNLSYWRKVSSIDRSMDVIATWIEWIFSHFLLRIAENNPKELDAFWIKQGAALLLDLLQSSQEDVQERAANSIATFVVIDDENATVDSRRAEVVMQNGGIQLLLDLARSCQEGLQSEAAKAIANLSVDSNVAKAVADIGGINILVGLARSVNRLVAEEAAGGLWNLSVGEEHKGAIAEAGGIKVLIDLIYKWHAGNDGVLERAAGALANLAADDSCSMEVAVAGGVHALVMLARSCKFEGVQEQAARALANLAAHGDNNNDNAAVRREAGALEALVQLTSSQHEGVRQEAAGALWNLSFDDKNREAIAAAGGITALVSLAQSCSNSSQSLQERAAGALWGLSVSEANSIAIGQEGGVAPLIVLACSDIADVHETAAGALWNLAFYPTNALRIVEGGGVPALIHLCSSSVSKMARLMAALALAYVFDQRTEEFAPGGPLSVGTSKTMNFDEIKRVALKKIEAFVLSFSVPRNFAAAMVSSAPKALGQVAEAVRIPEAGHLRCSAAEIGRFVAMLRNPSSILKACSAFALLQFTIPGGRHALHHASLLQNAGAPRVLRAAAAATTAPIEAKVFAKIILRNLEHHHLEALN